From Schistocerca cancellata isolate TAMUIC-IGC-003103 chromosome 6, iqSchCanc2.1, whole genome shotgun sequence, a single genomic window includes:
- the LOC126088319 gene encoding angiomotin-like has protein sequence MGAFAPPSFGAAAPAASVAIAVGAAVAPASVGVAAVFASGALTADVAAAVAPGAVAAGAAGLPPMTPQAAICCRVEEAVSVLVLLLAVYLAFALMGYRIPPVLRRCIATSQRSALAALDASAARLLSALLAKLAGFDGWEQGGGADKKSAAERRPGTALRRWQPSLQQRATASRPPRLQAVPPVRAAATAAVPGRPPLRAALASRRGRPTSP, from the exons ATGGGCGCGTTCGCCCCACCTTCCTTCGGTGCTGCTGCTCCTGCCGCGTCGGTCGCGATCGCAGTCGGTGCGGCTGTCGCACCCGCGTCGGTTGGTGTCGCTGCTGTTTTCGCATCGGGCGCGCTGACGGCCGACGTTGCAGCTGCTGTTGCACCGGGCGCGGTTGCGGCCGGTGCGGCTGGTTTGCCGCCAATGACTCCACAAGCAGCAATCTGCTGCCGAGTGGAGGAGGCCGTCAGCGTGCTGGTGTTACTGCTTGCTGTGTACCTGGCCTTCGCCTTGATGGGGTACAGGATACCTCCCGTGCTAAGGCGGTGTATAGCAACTTCACAACGTTCGGCTTTGGCTGCGCTGGACGCCTCAGCCGCTCGATTGCTCAGTGCACTCCTCGCCAAATTGGCAGGATTCGACGGCTGGGAGCAGGGAGGCGGCGCTGACAAGAAA TCGGCAGCGGAGCGGCGTCCTGGGACCGCCCTGCGCAGGTGGCAACCCTCCTTGCAGCAGCGGGCGACGGCAAGCCGGCCTCCCCGACTGCAGGCGGTGCCGCCGGTGAGGGCAGCTGCGACGGCTGCGGTGCCGGGGCGGCCTCCCCTGCGAGCGGCTCTGGCCTCTCGGAGGGGGCGGCCGACCTCCCCTTAG